The nucleotide window CGAGCTTCTGGCCAATCACACGTACGCAGTGGCCATCTTGGCCTCCGGTGCTTCTCCGGAAGGGAAAGAAACAACAGGCCTGGACCTTGAGACCGCGAGGTCCATTCACAGGGTCCAGGTCTGTTGTCGTCTGCTGTTTCTGGTCGATCGTGATCTTGACCTCGAAACGAGTTGTCAGGCGGTTCGGCTTGGAGCAGCGGGCTTTGTCGAGGCGGGTGGTCCGGACGCCGTAGAAGAGATCCATCGGAAAGTCATCGACCTGTTGTCGCACTGGCAGCGCGAGCGGGATCAGAGTTTCCCGTCGGGCGCCGCCGAGGTGCTCGATCAGACGGGCATTGCGACACAGTCGGAGAATATGCTCAGGTTGCTGGCCCAGGCCCGGAAAGCAGCCAATGTCTGTGACGCCCCGATCGTCATCGAAGGCGAGTCGGGGACTGGAAAACAGTTACTGGCCGAAGCGATCCACCGCATGGATCCGAAACGCTCCGGTCGGCCGTTTGTCTCGGTCAACTGTGCCGCGATCACCGGCACGCTGGCTGAGAGCGCCCTATTCGGCCACCGGAAAGGCGCCTTTACCGGCGCAACCGAGGACCGCAAGGGCTATTTCCGTACGGCGGACGGCGGGACCTTGATGCTCGATGAGATTTCCGAGCTGGACCCGGCCCTTCAGCCGAAGCTGTTGCGGGTTCTGCAGGAAGGCAGGGTGCTTCCGGTAGGGGATGATCGGGAATACCCGATCGACGTCCGGGTGATCACTGCTTCGAACAAGCCGCTGGCAGAACAGGTGGTTGCGGGGCGATTTCGCCTGGATCTGTACCAGCGGCTCAACGTGATCCGTCTGCGGGTGCCGGCGCTGCGCGAGCGGCTGCAGGACATTCCGCTTTTGGTCGCCCATTTTCTGGAGAAGTACGCCGGATACTACGGCGGCCGGATCGAGGCCGTGGACCCGGCGGTCTATCGCGTCCTTCAGCGGGCGGTAGGGGAGGGGAACGTCCGCGAACTCGAGAACATCGTGCGTCAGACGCTGGCGTTCAAGACCTCCGGTTCGAGCCTGACCCTCGCCGATCTGCCCGAGCAGGTGCTCGAACAGGCTGAGCAGCCGACCGGCGGGCACATGCCCGCCGACCTCGCCTCTTACATCGCAGCCATGCTGGAAAAGGGGCCGCTCGATCTGGATCAGTTCCTGACCGACTGCGAGCAGCAGGTGCTCGAGACGGCGATTTCGCGGTTCGGCCTGAAAGGCATGCGGCTGGCTTCGCACCTGCACCTGAATCGGCGGACGCTGTATCACAAGCTCCGCCGGCATCAGCTTATCGGACCTTCCTGATCGCGGTTCGGCTTCGAGCCCAAGTCACTACCGCCTTTGGCGGTTTTGCGCTATAATTGTCGCTATGAGTGCAAGCGGAAAGGTTGTGGTTGCCCTTAGTGGGGGAGTCGACAGCGCGGTTGCCTGCGCGGAGCTGAAGTCCGCTGGGCATGAGGTGCTGGCGGTGTTCGTGCGGATGACCGCGCCGGATCAGCCGGCCCGCAGCAGCGTCAAGGGGCATCTGGCCGACGTTCAGCGGATCGCCAAGCTGCTCGACGTCGAGCTCCACGTGGTCGATTACAGTTGGGATCTGTCGCAGATCATCGAGTACTTCAAGTACGAGTACGCGCACGGCCGCACGCCCAACCCGTGCGCCAAGTGCAACGCGGTGCTCAAGTTCGGGCGGCTTCTGGCGTTCAGCCGTCAACTCGGGGCCGCCTGGCTGGCGACCGGCCACTATGCCCGGATGGTCGACGTTGAAGGCCATTGGCGGCTGGGCCGCGGGCGGGCCGTCGAGAAGGACCAGTCATACGTGCTGTTCGGCATTCGGCGGGCCGACCTGCCGAGCATCCGGCTGCCCAACGGCGAAATGGCTTCGAAGGATGCGGTGCGACAGCGGGCTCGCGAACTCGATTTGCCCGTGCACGACAAGGAGGACAGCCAGGAGATTTGCTTCGTGCCGAACGATGACTATGCCGCATTCCTCGCCCGCTATCAGACTGAGCTGAATCAGCCGGGTCCAATCGTGGACATGGAAGGGCGGGTGATCGGGGAGCACGAGGGCGTGTTTCGCTATACGATCGGCCAGCGGCGCGGCTTGAAGGTGGCGGCGGGCGAGCCGATCTACGTGGTCCGGATCGATCCGCTGACCAACACGGTGGTGACCGGTCCTCGCGAGGCGCTGGCCGCCACGCATCTCGTCGCCCGCGATCTGAACTGGCACATCGACCCGGCCCAGCTTCCGTCGCGGGCGCTGGCGCAGATTCGCTCTACGCACAAGGCGGCTCCGGCTGGGCTGGAGCTGATCGGGGCCGACCGGCTGCGCGTGACGTTCGATCAGCCGCAGTTCGCGGTCACGCCGGGCCAGGCCGTCGTTCTCTATCAGGATGACCTGGTTCTGGGCGGCGGGTGGATACGCACCGATGAGTGAACGGGCGGGTCTGCTTGTTCACCACGCCGCGATCGGGGATTTCCTGATCGCTTTGCGTCTGACGGAGTGCTTTGCCGGCGTGCGCTGGACGGTCCTGTCGCGTTCGACTCTCGGGCGGCTGGCATGGTCGCTCGGCGCGGCTGAGGCGTTTGAGGATTTTGACGCGGGCGATTGGTACAGGCTCTTTGGCCCCGATCCGCGGCCCAATTCCTCAGTCGTCGATTTCGTCGCTCATTTCGAGATCGTGCTTAACGTCGTCGCCGGCCCCGGCGAGACCTTTTCTCGCAACCTTGACCGCCTTTGCCGCGGCTGCGTCCACCATGTCGATCCCAGACTTCCCGAGGGCTTTGGCGGCCATTGCTGGCAGCATCTGGCGGGCCAGATTGCGGATTGCCACACAGCCGCGCTTCCGGCGAGCGCGTTTGGCCTTCGTCCGGCGTGCATTGCCTTGGCCGCTGACTCGCGAGACACCGTTGTCATCCATCCGGGCGCGTCATCGGCCGCCAAGCGCTGGCCGTTGGCCAACTTCGTGCGTCTTGCGGATCGGCTGCGGCAAGAGGGGATGACGCCGTCGTTTCTTCTCGGCGAAGTCGAACAGGAGCAGTTTTCATCGGCAGAGATCGAATCCCTTCGGCGGAGCGATACGGTAATGACCGGCCTGGATCTGCCGAACGCAGCCGCCGTTCTTCACCGATGCCGCGCCTACGTCGGCAACGACAGCGGCATCAGCCATCTGGCCGCGGCGGTAGGGGCGCCGACCATTACCGTCTTTACCGCGACCAATCCGCGGAACTGGCGGCCTCTTGGCCGCGCCGTCCATGTCATCGACACCCGCGCCTCCGAGACCACGGAGGCCACTCTCAACCGGATCGTGTCGATAGCCGCTGCGGTTGATCGCCGAGGCTGAACAGACTACGGCAGGGGTTCGACTCCGTTGGTTGCGGGTCCGTCCGGGGTCGCGGCGGCGCTCAGGAGGGGGTTGGTTCGGAGGGCTTCGTAGGTTGGCATTCGCGAGAGGACCGTTCGCATGAAGGGTTCGACGGGGCCGACCGCGGCTTTGCGCCACAGGTCGGTCACGTGGTCGTTGACGAGTTGGATGTAGCGCTCGCGTTCGAGGATCGGTCGTATCTCGTCCTGAGCGTCGGCGAAGGGCACCTGCCTGGCGTTTTCACGCTGCTCGACCAGTACGAAGTAGAATCGCCGCCCAATGGCGACGGGTTCGCCGGGCAGGCCGATCGGCTGGGCGAACGCCCGTTCGTCGATTTCCTGGTGGCGGTGGCTGCCCTGGGTGATCCAGCCGATATCGCCGGAGAGCTTGCGGAGCGATCCGGTCGAGAGGTCGGCGGCCACCGTCCGGAAATCCTCGCCGGCGTCCAGGCGCCGCTGGATCTCGGCCAGCCGCTGCTGTGCGAGGGCGGCCATATCCGCCGGCTGGGAGGACGCGGCGGCCAGGGCCGCTGGGTCCACCTCGATCAGCAGGACGTGGGCGCGCGCCGGATGCTGGAACTTGGGCTGGTGGGTCTGGTAGTAGTGCCAGAGCTCTTCGCGGGTGACCACGACCTTCGGGCGGATCTGCTCGCGGAGGTACTGCTGGTTGAGGATCTGCCGCCGGAGCTGGCTCCGCAGGGCGTCCATGTTGGAATCCCGGGCGATCAGGAGCTTTTCGAAGCGGACCGTCGAGCCCCCGGCCTCGCGGGCGACCATCTCCTCGACCGCCTTGTTCACCGCCTTTTCCAGCAGCGGATCCTGCTCTTCGGTCAGCCGGTTGGCTATCTGCTTGTAGAGCATGACCTCCGAGACCAGGTCGCGAAGGGTGTTGAACACCGACATGCCGACCCGCTCGCGGAAGCCCTGCTCGTCGAAGGTGCGGGCCAGCCGCTCCAGTTCGGGCCGGGCCCGGCGGATGACCTCGTCGGCGGTCAGGTTCTCGCCGCTGACCACCAGGACGCCGGCCTCGATCGACCCGGCGGGGCGGGTGGCGGGCGTCTGGCTGTAGGATAACTCATTGTGGCGACTGGTGTTACGCCAATCGGCGACCCGGCCCTCGCGGTCAGGCCCGTCCGATTTGGCCTTGGACCCGCATCCGCAGACCAGGAGGATCGCCGCCGCCGTCAAACCGGTGAAAATTCGCCGCATCATTGTACCGCCGTCAACTCTGTGCCTACAATTGGTGGTTATGCCGAAAGGGCCGATCGGAACGGGATCGGGGCGCCTGACCAGTTCATTATACCGGCTTGGCGTGGCAATACAATGGCCCCGAAACTGCACCGAAACTGGAAAATTATCATAGGATACGTCTTGACATGCCTTTGCGGCGTAAGTACTCTAACAGCTTTGTCAGCCGAAAGGCGTACCCAGCCGGCACAGGTCGTGTACAGGTAGAGGTATCGGTTTAAGGAGAACACGTTTGGCCAGTGAACTAGTGCGAGAACTGCTCGACGCAGGAATTCATTTCGGGCACCGGGTGAGCCGGTGGAACCCGAAGATGCAGCCCTATATCTTCGGCAAGCGGAACATGATCCACATTGTGGACATCAAGGAGACGTACAGGGGGCTGCTGCGGGCCAAGAAGTTCCTCACGCGGCTGGTCGCCGAGGGCGGCGACGTGGTGTTTGTGGGGACGAAGCGCCAGGCCAAGAACATCGTCGAGGCCCACGCCAAACGGTGCAACATGCACTATGTGACGGAGCGCTGGCTGGGCGGCACGCTGACCAACTTCCAGACCGTCCGCTCGCGTCTGGCCCGTCTCGAAGAGCTGGAACGGCTCGAGGATACCGGCGAGCTCCAGAACTACAGCAAGAAGATGATCTCGACGCTCCAGCGGGAGAAGAAGAAGATCAAGCGGAACCTGGAGGGCGTTCGCCGGATGAACAAGCTTCCGGCGGTGATGGTCATCTTTGACACCGGCTACGAGCACATCGCGGTGCACGAGGCCCGGAAGCTCAAGGTTCCGACCGTCGGTTTGATCGACACCGACGGCGATCCGGCGTTCACGGACATCCCGATTCCCGGCAACGACGACTCGATGCGGGGTATCGAGATCATCATGCGTGAACTGGCCGATGCGGTTCTCGAGGGTATGGCCGCGCGTCCGGAAGAGCAGCCGGGCATGGAAGGGCAAGGCGAAGAAGGCGGTTCGCGACCCGGTCGTCCGCGTCCGCGGCGTCGTCCTCCGGAGCGGACGGCTCCGGCCGCGAGCGAACCCGCGCCGCCGCCACCGCAGCAGGCTGCGCCCGCCGGTCCGTCGCCGTCGCCTTCGCAATCCCAGGTATCGCCCGAGGCGCCTGAGCAGGGCGAACCGCAGAGCTCGTAACCTCGCCGACGGCTGAGGAAGCGGGTTCCGATCACAAACATAGCGTGTCAGTAAGGAGTGGATTACCCATGGCTGATATTTCCGCCGCTTTAGTCAAGCAGCTTCGCGAATTGACGCAGCTTCCGATGATGGACTGCAAGAAGGCCCTTCAGGACGCCGAGGGCGACATCGTCAAGGCCCAGGACATCCTTCGGAAGTCGGGCGCTCTGGCGGCGGCAAAGAAGGCCGGCCGCGAAACGGCTGAGGGTCGGGTCGCCACGTTCGTGACGCCGGATCAGAAGGCCGCGGCGATCGTCGAGGTCCGCTGCGAGACCGCTCCGGTGGCCAACACCGAGGACTTCAGCCGGCTGTGCCGCACGATCGCCGAGCACCTGGCGACCACCAGCCAGTGGCCGGCCGACGTGCAGCAGTTGCTCGGCCAGACTGTCGCCTCCGAAGGCCGCACGGTTCAGGATCTGCTCAACGACATCATCAACAAGATCCGTGAGAACATGCAGCCGGTCCGCTTCGAGCGTCTGGCCGGCGGCGTGATCACCAGCTACGAGCACCACAACGGCCAGGTCGCCACGCTCGTGCAGTTCAATGGCCAGGACGGCGGGGTTACGCCATCCGACCAAGTGGTCCAGTTCGGGCGCGACCTGTGCATG belongs to Phycisphaerae bacterium and includes:
- a CDS encoding sigma-54-dependent Fis family transcriptional regulator, giving the protein MARVLLVDHTASWKTPVLKALGSGVAVDDVGSVGQLTELLANHTYAVAILASGASPEGKETTGLDLETARSIHRVQVCCRLLFLVDRDLDLETSCQAVRLGAAGFVEAGGPDAVEEIHRKVIDLLSHWQRERDQSFPSGAAEVLDQTGIATQSENMLRLLAQARKAANVCDAPIVIEGESGTGKQLLAEAIHRMDPKRSGRPFVSVNCAAITGTLAESALFGHRKGAFTGATEDRKGYFRTADGGTLMLDEISELDPALQPKLLRVLQEGRVLPVGDDREYPIDVRVITASNKPLAEQVVAGRFRLDLYQRLNVIRLRVPALRERLQDIPLLVAHFLEKYAGYYGGRIEAVDPAVYRVLQRAVGEGNVRELENIVRQTLAFKTSGSSLTLADLPEQVLEQAEQPTGGHMPADLASYIAAMLEKGPLDLDQFLTDCEQQVLETAISRFGLKGMRLASHLHLNRRTLYHKLRRHQLIGPS
- the mnmA gene encoding tRNA 2-thiouridine(34) synthase MnmA, yielding MSASGKVVVALSGGVDSAVACAELKSAGHEVLAVFVRMTAPDQPARSSVKGHLADVQRIAKLLDVELHVVDYSWDLSQIIEYFKYEYAHGRTPNPCAKCNAVLKFGRLLAFSRQLGAAWLATGHYARMVDVEGHWRLGRGRAVEKDQSYVLFGIRRADLPSIRLPNGEMASKDAVRQRARELDLPVHDKEDSQEICFVPNDDYAAFLARYQTELNQPGPIVDMEGRVIGEHEGVFRYTIGQRRGLKVAAGEPIYVVRIDPLTNTVVTGPREALAATHLVARDLNWHIDPAQLPSRALAQIRSTHKAAPAGLELIGADRLRVTFDQPQFAVTPGQAVVLYQDDLVLGGGWIRTDE
- a CDS encoding glycosyltransferase family 9 protein, with the protein product MSERAGLLVHHAAIGDFLIALRLTECFAGVRWTVLSRSTLGRLAWSLGAAEAFEDFDAGDWYRLFGPDPRPNSSVVDFVAHFEIVLNVVAGPGETFSRNLDRLCRGCVHHVDPRLPEGFGGHCWQHLAGQIADCHTAALPASAFGLRPACIALAADSRDTVVIHPGASSAAKRWPLANFVRLADRLRQEGMTPSFLLGEVEQEQFSSAEIESLRRSDTVMTGLDLPNAAAVLHRCRAYVGNDSGISHLAAAVGAPTITVFTATNPRNWRPLGRAVHVIDTRASETTEATLNRIVSIAAAVDRRG
- the rpsB gene encoding 30S ribosomal protein S2, yielding MASELVRELLDAGIHFGHRVSRWNPKMQPYIFGKRNMIHIVDIKETYRGLLRAKKFLTRLVAEGGDVVFVGTKRQAKNIVEAHAKRCNMHYVTERWLGGTLTNFQTVRSRLARLEELERLEDTGELQNYSKKMISTLQREKKKIKRNLEGVRRMNKLPAVMVIFDTGYEHIAVHEARKLKVPTVGLIDTDGDPAFTDIPIPGNDDSMRGIEIIMRELADAVLEGMAARPEEQPGMEGQGEEGGSRPGRPRPRRRPPERTAPAASEPAPPPPQQAAPAGPSPSPSQSQVSPEAPEQGEPQSS
- the tsf gene encoding translation elongation factor Ts, which codes for MADISAALVKQLRELTQLPMMDCKKALQDAEGDIVKAQDILRKSGALAAAKKAGRETAEGRVATFVTPDQKAAAIVEVRCETAPVANTEDFSRLCRTIAEHLATTSQWPADVQQLLGQTVASEGRTVQDLLNDIINKIRENMQPVRFERLAGGVITSYEHHNGQVATLVQFNGQDGGVTPSDQVVQFGRDLCMHITAVNPMALSREEISAAVVAKEKEVIEAQVAEQSKGKPPQIVEKMVQGKINKWYNEMVLLEQPYVKDDKKSVQQAIDEFNKAGGQKVAVSKYLRYEVGGTA